One Bombus huntii isolate Logan2020A chromosome 12, iyBomHunt1.1, whole genome shotgun sequence DNA segment encodes these proteins:
- the LOC126872000 gene encoding uncharacterized protein LOC126872000, protein MLLTLFRLTMIVPLLISAVGVETNPEKLSFVPSEENKAVAQSHRQGSTFLKEKSVRDEDSGLVEKRQSNKNSRYSSDQDSIVRRGSVSFMKNRIPRQGSGGLAHKMAKDALKSPKMQETIRKLSRVAPKGTLRGSIKMPTVSKTGSKVAEGRRHRKVLRHKGQRKKKKRKRHHRKFRKQQPGLLKRGSSKRTLDTERGINVLTKKSNGRGNSMIKHNPVILGEKSRDELSTESDVEVSAVKVDDSDYVDFSSPLSTTQKSHKIESEKMIDRLMRTTTKDPSKKNPGDQGVEYSDYYSDDEVLQDIAANKIPIQLAESRNLNDRFARQTMNFTSHRSNRIRHLKPYYPDYNTRGRDLRYKDDGVNYLNNFQNYPTNERFSRLNRNSRLFGADDPFLSYGINYGSSENENFNAPYSDNTAEIPEHSRVAEDNNFDSNELNDEVQQPVVETQNPDQFNYWNQYETPEENLQNLNLDESQTLNVNEPIEPQIQSLNNYQQIEANLPQEGNFEQSMINQPLIDNTRISGAKGENTEIGTPLNYSPPQSYSNQENQQHDQQVAPQNFPVQSRYNLSTVNVPSAMDQPLGKVLEFLGINVDGGNRKQNPSLNENINHQILPYSNTYENGIPEEHFISPSYLKKKPGREQTSFHEDDNTRGLEHQAIRYRSRSKAEEGNFMGQSNRNGIYNNDNLARLDDGRDPGHNTNTSTAVHNTKEVASEILSTIMDELEELKEVRSKNNKGEGLPCRLSGSWSTAQAGMKLDMRVVNRTIIVRLSDLTSPRLHDSLLNGTWNISGHAPFKRGSPFTLIATNNCTNSIAVFVGACKVCQGIDTIAGVWSVARQPKDCKDFQVSTSVFNDIFRKTKLSSLKEKQGANSTENATMKHKKRKS, encoded by the exons ATGCTGCTAACTTTATTCAG ATTGACCATGATCGTTCCGCTACTAATCAGCGCAGTTGGCGTCGAAACCAATCCCGAAAAATTATCGTTCGTACCGTCAGAAGAAAACAAAGCAGTGGCCCAATCGCATCGACAAGGTTCTACGTTTTTAAAAGAGAAATCCGTTCGCGATGAAGACTCAGGTCTCGTAGAGAAGCGGCAATCGAACAAGAATAGCCGATATTCCAGCGATCAAGATTCGATAGTACGTCGTGGTAGTGTCAGTTTCATGAAGAACAGGATCCCGAGACAAGGCAGCGGAGGATTAGCGCACAAAATGGCTAAGGATGCGCTCAAATCTCCGAAGATGCAGGAGACTATAAGGAAGCTTTCGCGAGTTGCGCCCAAAGGAACTCTTCGTGGGAGTATTAAAATGCCAACAGTATCGAAAACTGGCTCGAAGGTGGCCGAAGGTAGAAGACACCGGAAAGTGTTGAGACACAAGGGacaaagaaagaagaagaagagaaaaag ACATCACCGAAAGTTCAGAAAACAGCAACCTGGTTTGTTAAAGAGAGGATCCTCTAAG AGAACGTTGGACACCGAAAGGGGCATTAACGTGTTAACAAAGAAATCAAACGGAAGGGGGAATTCTATGATTAAGCATAATCCAGTTATTCTCGGCGAGAAATCACGCGACGAATTGTCCACAGAATCGGACGTCGAAGTTAGCGCTGTGAAAGTCGACGACAGCGATTACGTTGATTTTTCCTCGCCTTTGAGTACCACCCAAAAATCGCATAAGATCGAAAGCGAAAAAATGATCGATCGTTTAATGAGAACTACCACGAAGGATCCGTCGAAAAAGAATCCAGGCGACCAAGGGGTCGAGTATTCGGATTATTATAGCGACGACGAAGTTCTCCAAGACATCGCCGCGAATAAAATTCCGATACAGCTGGCCGAGTCGAGAAATCTTAATGATCGATTCGCACGGCAAACGATGAATTTTACGTCGCATCGTAGCAATCGGATCAGACACTTGAAACCTTACTATCCGGATTACAATACTCGCGGAAGAGACCTCAGGTACAAGGACGACGGTGTCAATTACCTTAATAATTTTCAGAACTATCCGACAAATGAACGTTTCTCGAGACTAAATCGGAACTCCCGACTCTTTGGAGCAGATGATCCTTTTCTCAGTTACGGGATCAATTACGGATCCTCGGAAAACGAAAATTTCAACGCACCATATTCGGACAATACGGCAGAAATTCCGGAACACTCGCGAGTAGCCGAGGATAATAATTTCGATTCGAATGAATTAAACGACGAAGTTCAACAACCTGTTGTCGAGACGCAGAATCCAGATCAATTTAATTATTGGAATCAATACGAAACTCCCGAAGAAAACTTGCAGAACTTAAATCTGGATGAATCTCAGACTCTGAATGTAAACGAACCGATCGAACCGCAAATTCAAAGTTTAAACAACTACCAACAGATAGAGGCAAATTTGCCACAGGAAGGAAACTTCGAACAGAGTATGATAAATCAACCTTTAATAGATAACACGAGGATTTCAGGCGCGAAAGGAGAAAATACGGAAATTGGTACTCCACTTAATTACTCTCCTCCTCAATCGTACAGTAATCAAGAAAACCAGCAACATGACCAACAAGTAGCTCCGCAAAATTTCCCAGTACAGTCCAGGTACAATCTTTCGACAGTAAACGTTCCCAGCGCGATGGACCAGCCTCTTGGAAAGGTCCTAGAATTCCTAGGAATTAACGTCGATGGTGGTAATCGCAAACAAAATCCAAGTCTGAACGAAAATATTAATCATCAAATATTGCCTTATTCCAATACCTACGAAAATGGAATACCGGAAGAACATTTTATAAGTCCAAGTTACTTAAAGAAGAAACCAGGCAGAGAACAAACTAGTTTTCACGAGGATGACAATACGAGAGGATTGGAACATCAAGCAATTAGATACAGAAGCAGAAGTAAGGCGGAAGAGGGAAATTTTATGGGGCAGTCGAATCGAAATGGAATATACAACAATGATAATTTGGCACGTCTGGACGATGGTAGGGACCCTGGTCATAATACGAATACTTCCACCGCGGTGCATAACACGAAAGAGGTAGCCAGTGAAATACTCAGTACCATAATGGACGAACTGGAGGAACTGAAAGAAGTTCGGTCGAAGAACAACAAGGGGGAAG GCTTACCTTGCCGTTTGTCAGGGTCCTGGTCAACAGCTCAGGCCGGAATGAAACTGGATATGAGGGTCGTGAATCGTACTATAATCGTGAGGCTTTCCGACCTCACGTCACCGCGTTTACACGATAGCTTGCTGAATGGAACGTGGAACATATCTGGTCATGCCCCATTCAAACGTGGTTCGCCATTTACCCTCATCGCCACCAATAATTGTACCAATTCCATAGCCGTCTTTGTTG GTGCTTGCAAGGTGTGCCAGGGTATCGATACCATAGCAGGTGTTTGGTCCGTAGCTCGACAACCAAAAGATTGCAAAGACTTCCAGGTATCCACGAGTGTCTTCAACGATATTTTCCGCAAAACGAAATTATCCAGTTTGAAAGAGAAACAAGGCGCGAATTCGACGGAAAATGCGACGATGAAGcataaaaagaggaaaagcTAG